The following proteins are encoded in a genomic region of Egibacteraceae bacterium:
- the hisH gene encoding imidazole glycerol phosphate synthase subunit HisH, which yields MRRPRIAVLDYRAGNLHSMEKALVRAGGDAFVTDSAEAALAADALVVPGVGRFGQCVRRFRQEGLETLARDWVADSRPLLGVCVGMQILYEGSDEDPDVAGLGLLPGTVRRLPDDVIVPHMGWNTLEPARVDPLMEGLAGAHAYFVHSYYSEAVDEHVVATTTYGVALAAIVRVDSVVATQFHPEKSSMVGAALLTNWVGGIERRDRTA from the coding sequence GTGAGGCGTCCGCGGATCGCGGTGCTCGACTACCGCGCGGGCAACCTGCACTCGATGGAGAAGGCGCTGGTCCGTGCCGGCGGGGACGCGTTCGTGACGGACTCGGCCGAGGCGGCTCTCGCAGCCGACGCCCTTGTGGTGCCCGGCGTGGGCCGCTTCGGCCAGTGTGTCCGCCGCTTCCGGCAGGAGGGCCTGGAGACCCTGGCCCGGGACTGGGTCGCGGACAGCCGCCCACTGCTCGGCGTGTGCGTCGGCATGCAGATCCTCTACGAGGGCAGCGACGAGGACCCCGACGTCGCCGGCCTGGGGCTGTTGCCCGGGACGGTGCGCCGGCTGCCGGATGACGTGATCGTGCCGCACATGGGCTGGAACACACTCGAGCCCGCACGGGTCGACCCCCTGATGGAGGGCTTGGCTGGGGCCCACGCCTACTTCGTGCACTCCTACTACTCCGAGGCGGTCGACGAGCATGTGGTCGCCACCACCACCTATGGGGTGGCCCTCGCGGCGATCGTGCGGGTGGACAGCGTGGTGGCGACCCAGTTCCACCCCGAGAAGTCCAGCATGGTGGGCGCCGCACTCCTGACCAACTGGGTCGGCGGCATCGAGCGCCGGGACCGCACCGCATGA
- the lgt gene encoding prolipoprotein diacylglyceryl transferase, with the protein MLATIPSPSSNALELGPLTVHYYGLAIALGMVLAVTVVRRRYRAAGGDPDLADRTAVWAILAGLVGARMGYVSTNLDRFFPDRPAAVLFVWEGGLAFFGGLTLGALAALWYLRRNGALSPTFIDAAAPAIPLAHAVGRWGNYFNQELYGTRTDLPWGLEIDREPGPVHPTFLYESLANLLLMGILVLLGRSGRLARGSLIFVYLIGYGTVRFLLELIRTDTEFRLLGISRNGYVAMLVVTLGVAGLVWWNRRRPVAEHDPQSEAAAVDE; encoded by the coding sequence ATGCTCGCCACCATCCCCTCCCCGTCCTCCAACGCCTTGGAGCTCGGGCCGCTGACCGTGCACTACTACGGGTTGGCAATCGCCCTCGGGATGGTCCTCGCCGTGACGGTGGTACGCCGGCGCTACCGCGCAGCCGGCGGCGACCCCGACCTGGCGGACCGCACCGCGGTGTGGGCCATCCTGGCCGGCCTGGTCGGCGCCCGGATGGGCTACGTCTCGACCAACCTCGACCGCTTCTTCCCGGATCGGCCGGCGGCCGTGCTGTTCGTCTGGGAGGGCGGCCTGGCGTTCTTCGGCGGGCTCACCCTCGGTGCTCTGGCGGCCCTGTGGTACCTGCGCCGCAACGGGGCCCTGTCGCCGACCTTCATCGATGCGGCAGCCCCCGCGATCCCCCTGGCCCACGCCGTCGGACGGTGGGGCAACTACTTCAACCAGGAGCTGTACGGCACGCGCACCGACCTGCCGTGGGGACTGGAGATCGACCGCGAGCCCGGCCCGGTACATCCCACGTTCCTCTACGAGTCCCTCGCCAACCTCCTGCTGATGGGCATCCTGGTGCTGCTCGGCCGTTCCGGGCGACTGGCCCGCGGCTCACTCATCTTCGTCTACCTCATCGGCTACGGCACCGTGCGGTTCCTGCTGGAGCTGATCCGCACCGACACCGAGTTCCGGCTGCTCGGCATCAGCCGCAACGGCTACGTCGCCATGCTGGTGGTCACCCTCGGAGTGGCCGGTCTGGTGTGGTGGAACCGGCGCCGGCCGGTCGCGGAGCACGACCCCCAGTCCGAGGCGGCCGCGGTCGACGAGTGA
- the hisI gene encoding phosphoribosyl-AMP cyclohydrolase: MVCEPARLRYDDRGLIPAVVQQHDTGEVLMVAWMTEDTLTETLRGGETVFWSRSRGERWHKGETSGNTQRVVAVTADCDADVVLVAVDQQGPGACHTGARSCFHQPVTAP, encoded by the coding sequence ATGGTCTGCGAACCTGCCCGTCTGCGCTACGACGATCGAGGGCTCATCCCCGCGGTCGTCCAGCAACACGACACCGGCGAGGTCCTCATGGTCGCGTGGATGACCGAGGACACGCTCACCGAGACCCTGCGCGGCGGCGAGACCGTCTTCTGGTCGCGCAGCCGCGGTGAGCGCTGGCACAAGGGCGAGACCAGCGGGAACACCCAGCGGGTCGTGGCGGTGACCGCCGACTGCGATGCCGACGTGGTGCTGGTCGCGGTGGACCAGCAGGGACCGGGGGCCTGCCACACCGGCGCCCGCAGCTGCTTCCACCAGCCGGTCACCGCCCCGTGA
- the hisB gene encoding imidazoleglycerol-phosphate dehydratase HisB, producing MSRTGEVTRETKETTVHVRLELDGTGQVQAATGVPFFDHMLDQLGRHARFDLVVRTDGDLEVDAHHTVEDTGIALGQALAHALDDKAGVERFGDATVPIDEALVRVAVDLSGRPYLVYDADTPVELVGTYETTLTKHFFEALVANAAITLHVAKLAGEGSHHIQEAVFKGVAVALRRAVARPHGEGGAVPSTKGVL from the coding sequence ATGTCTAGGACCGGCGAGGTCACGCGCGAGACCAAGGAGACGACGGTGCACGTCCGCCTGGAGCTGGACGGGACGGGGCAGGTCCAGGCGGCCACCGGCGTGCCCTTCTTCGACCACATGCTCGACCAGCTCGGCCGCCATGCCCGCTTCGACCTGGTGGTGCGCACGGACGGGGACCTCGAGGTCGACGCCCACCACACCGTGGAGGACACCGGCATCGCCCTCGGGCAGGCGCTCGCGCACGCCCTGGACGACAAGGCCGGCGTCGAGCGCTTCGGCGACGCGACCGTGCCGATCGACGAGGCACTCGTGCGCGTCGCCGTGGACCTCTCCGGCCGCCCCTACCTGGTCTATGACGCCGACACCCCCGTCGAGCTGGTCGGGACCTACGAGACCACGCTGACCAAGCACTTCTTCGAGGCGCTCGTCGCCAACGCGGCGATCACCCTCCACGTCGCGAAGCTCGCCGGTGAGGGCAGCCATCACATCCAGGAGGCGGTCTTCAAGGGGGTCGCCGTCGCGCTGCGCCGAGCGGTCGCCAGACCCCACGGCGAGGGCGGGGCGGTGCCCTCGACCAAGGGTGTGCTGTGA
- a CDS encoding septal ring lytic transglycosylase RlpA family protein: protein MLRHAAVLAAGVALTGMLIVSAAAQTVQRTQGHDRIATAVAVSQTYWETADQAVLATADTFADAVASTALAARVEGPILLTARDRLPAAVAAELGRLGVTKVWVVGGEHAVSSAVAAQLADAGQDVTRLAGEHRYATARRAAVAAGASMTGEVVVAPGRHPVADRSWPDALAAGALAGGPDRIPVLLTRFDRLSPDVERGLRDLGATRVLIAGGTGSLSPAVERRLRDVGYPVERVAGRSRYLTSAAFAERALDRMPDGAGPLVMASGEAFPDALVAAPLAAVVEGLVLLVPGEALNPGTDQWLRDHRDRLSGAVTVGGSEAVEDLVVQQVAAALQGAPRPEPPPPPPPSPVVVGAFEGQASWYGGAFAGRTTACGEPFDPGARTAAHPSLPCNTNVRVTNLHNGAQVTVRINDRGPYIDGRVIDLSEHAAAVLGFRGAGLAPVRGEVLASHGATAASASDASGPGVTHPSRGGR from the coding sequence GTGCTTCGTCACGCTGCCGTGCTCGCGGCTGGTGTGGCCCTCACGGGCATGCTGATCGTCTCCGCCGCTGCGCAGACCGTGCAGCGCACCCAGGGGCATGATCGGATCGCGACCGCGGTGGCCGTCTCTCAGACGTACTGGGAGACGGCCGACCAGGCCGTGCTGGCCACCGCCGACACGTTTGCCGACGCGGTCGCCTCGACGGCCCTGGCCGCCCGCGTCGAGGGACCGATCCTGCTCACCGCGCGCGACCGGCTGCCGGCAGCCGTGGCAGCCGAGCTCGGGCGGCTCGGGGTCACGAAGGTCTGGGTCGTCGGAGGAGAGCACGCCGTGTCCTCCGCCGTCGCCGCGCAGCTGGCGGACGCGGGGCAGGACGTCACCCGGCTCGCAGGCGAGCACCGCTACGCGACCGCCCGGCGGGCCGCGGTCGCGGCCGGTGCGTCGATGACCGGGGAGGTCGTGGTGGCGCCCGGCCGGCATCCGGTGGCGGACCGCTCCTGGCCCGACGCCCTGGCGGCGGGAGCGCTGGCCGGTGGCCCGGATCGCATCCCGGTCCTTCTGACCCGGTTCGATCGCCTGTCACCGGACGTCGAACGCGGCCTTCGCGACCTCGGCGCCACGCGCGTGCTGATCGCGGGCGGTACCGGATCTCTGTCACCCGCCGTGGAGCGCCGTCTGCGCGACGTGGGCTACCCCGTCGAGCGCGTCGCGGGCCGGTCCCGGTACCTCACCTCGGCGGCCTTCGCCGAACGGGCGCTGGACCGCATGCCCGACGGGGCGGGCCCCCTGGTCATGGCCTCGGGGGAGGCGTTCCCCGACGCGCTGGTCGCGGCGCCCCTCGCCGCGGTGGTCGAGGGCCTGGTCCTCCTGGTTCCCGGGGAAGCCCTGAACCCGGGCACGGACCAGTGGCTGCGCGACCACCGCGACCGCCTCTCCGGCGCCGTCACCGTCGGGGGATCCGAGGCGGTCGAGGACCTCGTGGTCCAGCAGGTGGCGGCGGCGCTGCAGGGCGCCCCGCGTCCCGAGCCGCCACCGCCGCCACCGCCGTCCCCTGTGGTGGTCGGGGCGTTCGAAGGGCAGGCCAGCTGGTACGGCGGGGCGTTCGCCGGACGGACCACGGCATGCGGGGAGCCCTTCGACCCGGGGGCCCGCACCGCCGCCCACCCCAGCCTGCCCTGCAACACGAACGTGCGCGTGACGAACCTGCACAACGGGGCGCAGGTGACGGTCCGCATCAACGACCGGGGTCCGTACATCGACGGGCGCGTGATCGACCTGTCGGAGCACGCGGCGGCGGTCCTGGGCTTCCGCGGGGCGGGGCTGGCCCCCGTCCGCGGCGAGGTCCTTGCGTCCCACGGCGCCACTGCCGCCAGCGCTTCCGACGCGTCCGGCCCCGGGGTCACCCATCCGAGCCGCGGCGGACGGTAG
- a CDS encoding LON peptidase substrate-binding domain-containing protein — MELPLFPLHLVLFPGRPLPLHIFEQRYRTMLDDCMKDDRRFGVVAIKAGQAEGGCAEIFEVGTIAQIESVTPLPDGRSDVITRGTRRFRVDGLVPGTPYMKGAVELLDEQCSDPDDHVHAAQLRELLVPYLAGLGAPEELLARLPSEPNELAYLAAAALQTEVPEQQRLLELDSTSTLLAATLQTLRREVCLMRHFGTVGSLRPPDPNGAQLN; from the coding sequence ATGGAGCTGCCCCTGTTTCCGCTGCATCTCGTCCTGTTCCCAGGGCGGCCTCTGCCCCTCCACATCTTCGAGCAGCGCTACCGCACCATGCTCGACGACTGCATGAAGGACGACCGGCGCTTCGGCGTGGTCGCGATCAAGGCGGGACAGGCCGAGGGGGGCTGCGCGGAGATCTTCGAGGTCGGCACCATCGCCCAGATCGAGTCGGTGACGCCCTTGCCCGACGGACGCTCCGACGTCATCACCCGTGGCACGCGGCGCTTCCGCGTCGACGGGCTCGTGCCCGGCACGCCCTACATGAAGGGCGCGGTCGAGCTGCTCGACGAGCAGTGCAGCGATCCCGACGACCACGTGCACGCCGCCCAGCTGCGGGAGCTGCTCGTCCCCTACCTCGCCGGTCTGGGCGCCCCCGAGGAGCTGCTGGCGCGTCTGCCATCCGAGCCCAACGAGCTCGCCTACCTGGCAGCGGCGGCGCTGCAGACCGAGGTGCCGGAGCAGCAGCGCCTCCTGGAGCTGGACTCGACCAGCACCCTCCTGGCGGCGACGCTGCAGACGCTGCGCCGGGAGGTCTGCCTGATGCGCCACTTCGGGACGGTCGGCTCGTTGCGGCCCCCGGACCCGAACGGCGCCCAGCTGAACTAG
- the hisA gene encoding 1-(5-phosphoribosyl)-5-[(5-phosphoribosylamino)methylideneamino]imidazole-4-carboxamide isomerase — protein MSFTLYPAVDIQDGRAVRLVQGREDSTTVYDADPVAAAMRWVQAGAEWLHVVDLDAAFHGDPRNRHLIARIVEATGVPVQASGGIRSMADLDDSIRYGASRVIIGTMALEEPSFVAAAVAEHGDRVAVGLDADGTTLKARGWTTESGNLFDALHTFTVMGVSRFVFTDIARDGMLTGPNVARLAEVAEATSARVTASGGVSSLDDLQVLADAHERVDAVIVGKALYADRFTLEDALAAVRGQRG, from the coding sequence GTGAGCTTCACCCTGTACCCGGCCGTGGACATCCAGGACGGTCGGGCGGTGCGGTTGGTCCAAGGCCGCGAGGACTCCACCACCGTCTACGACGCCGACCCCGTCGCCGCGGCGATGCGCTGGGTCCAGGCCGGCGCGGAGTGGTTGCACGTCGTCGACCTCGACGCCGCCTTCCACGGCGACCCGCGCAACCGCCACCTGATCGCCCGGATCGTGGAGGCGACCGGGGTCCCCGTGCAGGCCTCCGGTGGGATCCGCTCCATGGCGGACCTGGACGACTCGATCCGCTACGGCGCCAGCCGCGTGATCATCGGGACCATGGCGCTGGAGGAGCCCTCGTTCGTGGCGGCCGCCGTCGCCGAGCACGGTGACCGGGTCGCGGTGGGCCTGGACGCAGACGGCACGACGCTGAAGGCACGGGGGTGGACCACCGAGTCGGGCAACCTCTTCGACGCGCTGCACACCTTCACGGTCATGGGCGTCTCGCGGTTCGTGTTCACCGACATCGCCCGTGACGGGATGCTCACGGGCCCGAACGTGGCCCGCCTGGCCGAGGTGGCCGAGGCGACCTCGGCGCGGGTGACCGCCAGCGGCGGGGTGTCGAGCCTCGACGACCTCCAGGTCCTGGCCGACGCGCACGAGCGTGTCGACGCGGTGATCGTCGGCAAAGCCCTCTACGCCGACCGGTTCACGCTCGAAGACGCCCTGGCCGCCGTGCGGGGGCAACGGGGATGA
- the hisD gene encoding histidinol dehydrogenase, whose product MISVHDLRGGRPYPAERWRAAGGAPAKVRATVADILAAVHEEGDAALRRLTGELDGYSGPVAEVSRDACKSAVDALDPALRSALERATDQVRWFHERARPADWSDRRDGAVMGVRHSPLRRVGAYVPGGLAPLVSTAVMTIVPARVAGVDEVVLASPPDADGRIPAAILAAAEIAGGADRVFALGGAQAVAAMAYGTASVPRCDKVVGPGNAYVAEAKQQVAAAGACGIDLLAGTTEVAIIADHSADPRHVAADLVAQAEHDPLAVAILITPDPGLVERVIDALAVEVAATRHAERIRTALIGQGAAVLVDNLEHAVAVADAFAAEHLEVQTLDAHSVADRVRAAGAIFVGAHTPVSLGDYAAGPNHTLPTGGTARFAGGLRTDDFLVPINWVSYDAETLAAFAPVVDALGAAEDLPAHARAVRIRLEGR is encoded by the coding sequence ATGATCAGCGTTCATGACCTGCGCGGGGGCCGCCCGTACCCGGCGGAGCGGTGGCGCGCCGCCGGCGGAGCGCCCGCGAAGGTGCGGGCGACCGTCGCCGACATCCTCGCAGCGGTCCACGAGGAGGGCGACGCCGCCCTGCGGCGTCTCACCGGCGAGCTCGACGGCTACTCCGGACCCGTGGCGGAGGTCAGCCGCGACGCGTGCAAGTCGGCGGTCGACGCCCTCGACCCGGCACTGCGGTCGGCCCTGGAGCGCGCCACCGACCAGGTGCGCTGGTTCCACGAGCGTGCCCGGCCGGCGGACTGGTCCGATCGCCGGGACGGGGCGGTGATGGGTGTGCGCCACAGCCCGCTCCGCCGGGTGGGGGCCTACGTGCCGGGGGGCCTGGCACCCCTGGTGTCCACCGCGGTCATGACGATCGTGCCGGCGCGCGTGGCGGGTGTTGACGAGGTCGTGCTGGCGTCCCCGCCCGACGCGGACGGACGCATCCCCGCCGCCATCCTGGCGGCGGCCGAGATCGCCGGCGGCGCCGACCGCGTCTTCGCGCTCGGCGGGGCGCAGGCGGTCGCGGCGATGGCGTACGGGACGGCCAGCGTGCCGCGGTGCGACAAGGTCGTCGGGCCGGGCAACGCCTACGTGGCCGAGGCCAAGCAGCAGGTCGCCGCCGCCGGGGCCTGCGGGATCGACCTGCTCGCGGGCACGACCGAGGTGGCGATCATCGCCGACCACAGCGCCGATCCCCGCCATGTCGCCGCGGACCTGGTCGCCCAAGCCGAGCACGACCCTCTGGCCGTGGCGATCCTCATCACCCCCGACCCGGGCCTGGTGGAGCGGGTCATCGACGCCCTTGCCGTCGAGGTGGCCGCCACCCGGCACGCCGAGCGCATCCGCACCGCCCTGATCGGGCAGGGCGCTGCCGTGCTCGTCGACAACCTCGAGCACGCCGTCGCCGTCGCCGACGCGTTCGCCGCCGAGCACCTGGAGGTCCAGACGCTCGACGCACACTCGGTCGCCGACCGTGTCCGTGCGGCCGGCGCCATCTTCGTCGGGGCGCACACACCGGTGTCGCTCGGCGACTACGCCGCCGGCCCGAACCACACCCTGCCGACCGGTGGGACGGCGCGTTTCGCGGGAGGCCTTCGCACCGACGACTTCCTCGTGCCGATCAACTGGGTGTCCTACGACGCCGAGACCCTCGCGGCGTTCGCCCCGGTGGTCGACGCCCTCGGCGCGGCCGAGGACCTGCCCGCCCACGCCAGGGCGGTGCGCATCCGGCTCGAGGGCCGGTGA
- the trpE gene encoding anthranilate synthase component I: MTAAPYRPGRDEVVDLARTHAVVPVWREVLADLQTPVAVYDRLRGVEGPTFLLESVEHGERWGRYSFIGLRPFLTMSARGGMVRLEGTAPPTAREAAETGDPLATLEALMGTLRAPELAGLPPLFAGAVGYLGYDVVRYIEALPDGTVDDLGMDDVRLMFPGQLVAFDHLRQRLLVVSNILVGDDPGRQYDQAVVDSERLIAMLGGQVHAPPAAPPEATSVADAAANMSKEQYLGAVESAKEHIRAGDIFQVVPSQRFSLETDVDAFAVYRVLRVINPSPYLYLFDYGDLQVVGSSPEALVRVQGCTASIWPIAGSRPRGATDEEDIQLGRSLLADEKERAEHVMLVDLARNDLGRVCETASVRVADFMEVVRYSHVMHISSRVTGTVRRGVGPVDVLRATFPAGTLTGAPKVRAMEIIDELEGTRRGLYGGGIGYLDLAGNVDLCIAIRTLVLTGGRAHVQAGAGVVADSVPEQEYAETQDKAMALLAAVRAAERLMAGPTVRGR, from the coding sequence GTGACGGCCGCGCCCTATCGGCCGGGGCGTGACGAGGTCGTCGACCTCGCCCGCACCCATGCGGTCGTGCCGGTGTGGCGCGAGGTGCTCGCCGACCTGCAGACACCGGTGGCGGTGTACGACCGGCTCCGCGGCGTCGAAGGGCCGACCTTCCTGCTCGAGTCCGTCGAGCACGGCGAGCGCTGGGGGCGCTACTCGTTCATCGGTCTGCGGCCATTCCTCACCATGTCCGCCCGCGGGGGCATGGTGCGCCTGGAGGGGACAGCCCCGCCGACCGCTCGGGAGGCGGCCGAGACGGGCGACCCCCTGGCGACGTTGGAGGCGCTGATGGGGACGCTGCGGGCGCCGGAGCTGGCCGGGCTCCCGCCGCTGTTCGCCGGTGCGGTCGGCTACCTCGGCTACGACGTGGTGCGCTACATCGAGGCGCTGCCCGACGGCACGGTCGACGACCTCGGCATGGACGACGTGCGCCTGATGTTCCCCGGACAGCTGGTGGCGTTCGACCATCTGCGCCAGCGCCTGCTCGTGGTGTCCAACATCCTGGTCGGCGACGACCCGGGGCGGCAGTACGACCAGGCGGTGGTGGACTCCGAACGCCTGATCGCGATGCTCGGGGGTCAGGTCCATGCGCCGCCCGCCGCGCCGCCCGAGGCGACCTCGGTCGCGGACGCCGCCGCGAACATGAGCAAGGAGCAGTACCTGGGCGCCGTCGAGTCCGCGAAGGAGCACATCCGGGCCGGTGACATCTTCCAGGTGGTGCCGTCCCAGCGGTTCTCGCTGGAGACCGACGTGGACGCGTTCGCCGTCTACCGCGTGCTGCGCGTCATCAACCCGTCGCCGTACCTGTACCTGTTCGACTACGGGGACCTGCAGGTCGTGGGCTCCTCACCGGAGGCGCTGGTGCGGGTGCAGGGCTGCACCGCCTCGATCTGGCCGATCGCGGGTTCGCGGCCGCGAGGGGCGACCGATGAGGAGGACATCCAGCTGGGCCGGTCCCTGCTCGCCGACGAGAAGGAGCGGGCCGAGCACGTCATGCTCGTCGACCTCGCCCGCAACGACCTCGGTCGGGTCTGCGAGACCGCCTCAGTGCGCGTCGCGGACTTCATGGAGGTCGTGCGGTACAGCCACGTCATGCACATCTCCTCGCGGGTGACCGGCACGGTGCGCCGCGGCGTCGGCCCCGTGGACGTGCTGCGGGCGACGTTCCCGGCAGGCACCCTGACCGGGGCGCCGAAGGTCCGCGCGATGGAGATCATCGACGAGCTGGAGGGCACGCGGCGGGGTCTCTACGGTGGGGGGATCGGCTACCTCGACCTCGCCGGCAACGTCGACCTGTGCATCGCGATACGCACGCTCGTGCTCACCGGCGGGCGGGCCCACGTGCAGGCCGGTGCCGGCGTGGTCGCCGACAGCGTCCCGGAACAGGAGTACGCGGAGACGCAGGACAAGGCGATGGCGCTGCTCGCCGCTGTCCGGGCCGCCGAGCGGCTGATGGCCGGGCCGACCGTCCGCGGGCGGTGA
- the hisF gene encoding imidazole glycerol phosphate synthase subunit HisF, which yields MAARVVPCLDVHGGRVVKGIQFVELRDAGDPVELARAYDAEGADELVFYDITASSDRRETIYDVVAATAEQVFIPLTVGGGVRTVDDARRLLRAGADKVSFNTAAPQRPEVLSEAADAFGSQCVVASIDARRRPPPATGWEVFIHGGRTPTGRDLVEWAVECEQRGAGELVLNSIDRDGTRAGFDLEQLRVVTAVVNVPIVASGGVGSAADMVAGVRDGHASAVLAASIFHFGEVRIHEVKDAMAAAGLPVRR from the coding sequence TTGGCCGCGCGGGTGGTCCCATGCCTCGACGTGCACGGCGGCCGGGTGGTGAAGGGCATCCAGTTCGTGGAGCTCCGGGACGCCGGCGACCCGGTCGAGCTCGCTCGGGCCTACGACGCCGAAGGGGCCGACGAGCTCGTGTTCTACGACATCACCGCCTCGTCGGACCGGCGGGAGACCATCTACGACGTCGTCGCTGCGACGGCTGAGCAGGTGTTCATCCCCTTGACGGTGGGCGGTGGGGTCCGCACCGTCGACGACGCCCGCCGGCTCCTGCGGGCAGGAGCGGACAAGGTGTCGTTCAACACGGCCGCCCCGCAGCGCCCGGAGGTGTTGAGCGAAGCCGCCGACGCGTTCGGCAGCCAGTGCGTCGTCGCGTCCATCGATGCCCGGCGCCGGCCGCCGCCGGCGACCGGGTGGGAGGTCTTCATCCATGGTGGGCGCACGCCGACGGGGCGGGACCTGGTGGAGTGGGCCGTCGAGTGCGAGCAGCGGGGAGCGGGGGAGCTCGTGCTGAACTCGATCGATCGCGACGGGACCAGAGCAGGGTTCGACCTCGAGCAGCTCCGGGTCGTGACCGCTGTCGTGAACGTGCCCATCGTCGCCTCGGGCGGGGTGGGCAGCGCGGCCGACATGGTGGCCGGCGTGCGCGACGGACATGCCTCGGCGGTCCTCGCCGCGTCGATCTTCCACTTCGGCGAGGTGCGCATCCACGAGGTCAAGGACGCGATGGCCGCCGCCGGGCTTCCCGTCCGGCGCTGA
- the hisC gene encoding histidinol-phosphate transaminase, whose translation MARLPVRDDLVAVEPYGAPQLDVPVRLNVNETPWPPPASFTEHLAKRVAALEMHRYPDRRAWALRLALAGRFGLPPEQVWAANGSNEVLAQLFQAYGGPGRRMLTFRPTYSMYPEIARTTATGHVEGDLDEDFRLTAAIATEAVTRFDPDLVVLASPNNPTGLSVPPAVVRAVHQAGRALVVVDEAYMEFADAASTASATSLIGDCERVVVVRTFSKAWRMAGVRLGYLLGPDWVVDDLRKVRLPYHLDVMTQEAGLVAVDLAAEVTAHIPTIVAERDRMRRALTDLGVHVFASDANFLLLRTEVDDLFDRLLARGVLVRDFSRHPRLAGCLRVTVGTPEENDAFLTATKESLDV comes from the coding sequence ATGGCCCGCCTGCCGGTCCGCGACGACCTCGTGGCCGTCGAGCCCTACGGCGCGCCGCAGCTCGACGTCCCGGTCCGCCTCAACGTCAACGAGACCCCCTGGCCGCCGCCGGCCTCCTTCACCGAGCACCTGGCGAAGCGGGTGGCGGCCCTGGAGATGCACCGCTACCCCGACCGCCGGGCCTGGGCCCTGCGCCTCGCCCTCGCCGGGCGCTTCGGGCTGCCGCCCGAGCAGGTCTGGGCCGCCAACGGCTCCAACGAGGTGCTGGCCCAGCTGTTCCAGGCGTACGGGGGTCCGGGGCGGCGCATGCTCACCTTCCGGCCGACGTACTCGATGTATCCGGAGATCGCGCGGACGACCGCCACGGGCCACGTCGAGGGCGACCTCGACGAGGACTTCCGGCTGACCGCGGCGATCGCCACGGAGGCGGTGACCCGGTTCGACCCCGACCTCGTGGTCCTGGCCAGCCCCAACAACCCCACCGGCCTGTCCGTGCCACCTGCGGTGGTGCGGGCGGTGCACCAGGCGGGCAGGGCGCTGGTGGTCGTGGACGAGGCGTACATGGAGTTCGCCGATGCCGCATCGACGGCGTCGGCGACCTCGTTGATCGGCGACTGCGAGCGCGTCGTGGTGGTCCGCACGTTCTCCAAGGCGTGGCGCATGGCCGGGGTGCGCCTCGGCTACCTCCTCGGCCCGGACTGGGTGGTCGACGACCTGCGCAAGGTCCGCCTGCCCTACCACCTGGACGTGATGACCCAGGAGGCCGGTCTGGTGGCCGTCGACCTGGCGGCCGAGGTCACCGCGCACATCCCGACGATCGTGGCCGAGCGCGACCGGATGCGCCGCGCCCTCACCGACCTCGGCGTGCACGTCTTCGCGTCGGACGCGAACTTCCTGCTGCTGCGCACGGAGGTCGACGACCTGTTCGACCGGCTCCTGGCCCGCGGGGTGCTCGTCCGCGACTTCTCGCGCCATCCGCGGCTCGCGGGCTGCCTGCGGGTGACCGTCGGGACACCCGAGGAGAACGACGCGTTCCTCACGGCGACGAAGGAGTCCCTCGATGTCTAG